In the genome of Streptomyces racemochromogenes, one region contains:
- a CDS encoding acetoin utilization protein AcuC: MWDEAVTGYDFGPSHPMDPVRLALTMGLVRAFGLDREMEVRAAPAAGDSTLRLVHREDYVAAVREVSADPGLADGSYGLGTLDDPAFHGIHEASALIAGQSVAAAEALWRGEAGHAVNFAGGLHHAMPGGAAGFCVYNDAAVAIARLLELGAERVAYVDVDVHHGDGVQAAFWDDPRVLTVSLHEHPRTLFPQTGWPQETGGPGAEGSAVNVALRAGTGDEGWLRAFHATVPELLADFRPQVLVTQHGADTHFEDPLAHLAVSLDAQRAVQEACHALAHEYAGGRWLALGGGGYAVVDVVPRSWTHLVGIAAHRPVDPAAMVPQSWRDEAYARTRQGGPARMTDGRTPRWRDWEAGYDPADRTDQAVLATRRAVFPLRGMLV, encoded by the coding sequence ATGTGGGACGAGGCGGTAACGGGGTATGACTTCGGACCGAGCCATCCGATGGACCCGGTGCGCCTGGCGCTGACCATGGGCCTGGTGCGTGCCTTCGGGCTGGACCGGGAGATGGAGGTGCGGGCGGCTCCGGCGGCCGGGGACTCGACGCTGCGGCTGGTGCACCGGGAGGACTACGTGGCCGCGGTGCGGGAGGTGTCGGCGGATCCGGGGCTGGCGGACGGTTCGTACGGTCTGGGGACCCTCGACGATCCGGCGTTCCACGGGATCCACGAGGCGTCGGCGCTGATCGCCGGCCAGTCGGTGGCGGCGGCGGAGGCCCTGTGGCGGGGGGAGGCCGGGCACGCGGTGAACTTCGCGGGCGGGCTGCACCACGCGATGCCGGGCGGGGCGGCCGGGTTCTGCGTGTACAACGACGCGGCGGTGGCCATCGCGCGGCTGCTGGAGCTGGGCGCGGAGCGGGTCGCGTACGTGGACGTGGACGTGCACCACGGGGACGGGGTGCAGGCGGCGTTCTGGGACGACCCCCGGGTGCTGACGGTGTCGCTGCACGAGCACCCGCGGACGCTGTTCCCGCAGACGGGCTGGCCGCAGGAGACGGGTGGTCCGGGTGCCGAGGGGAGCGCGGTGAACGTGGCGCTGCGGGCGGGGACCGGGGACGAGGGGTGGCTGCGGGCCTTCCACGCGACGGTGCCGGAGCTGCTGGCGGACTTCCGGCCGCAGGTGCTGGTGACGCAGCACGGGGCGGACACGCACTTCGAGGACCCCCTCGCGCACCTGGCGGTGTCGCTGGACGCGCAGCGGGCGGTGCAGGAGGCGTGCCACGCGCTGGCGCACGAGTACGCGGGCGGGCGGTGGCTGGCGCTGGGCGGCGGCGGGTACGCGGTGGTGGACGTCGTGCCGCGGTCGTGGACGCACCTGGTGGGGATCGCGGCGCACCGGCCGGTGGATCCGGCGGCGATGGTGCCGCAGTCGTGGCGGGACGAGGCGTACGCGCGGACGCGGCAGGGCGGGCCGGCCCGGATGACGGACGGGCGGACTCCGCGGTGGCGGGACTGGGAGGCCGGCTACGACCCGGCGGACCGTACGGATCAGGCCGTTCTGGCGACGCGGAGGGCGGTGTTCCCGCTGCGCGGGATGCTGGTGTGA
- a CDS encoding 30S ribosomal protein bS22 has product MGSVIKKRRKRMAKKKHRKLLKRTRVQRRNKK; this is encoded by the coding sequence GTGGGCTCTGTTATCAAGAAGCGGCGCAAGCGGATGGCGAAGAAGAAGCACCGCAAGCTGCTCAAGCGCACCCGCGTCCAGCGCCGTAACAAGAAGTAA
- a CDS encoding phosphatase, protein MLSTGALRAHLLAARLAGPVATTREESLSSYRLFAAGDPRVLLGLEPERRWGVGELLGLMSAKCGVSADPAHVRGPDVIDPERTVAALEAFAVRLGAAAGARSPVLFGTGHPHRLLPFYAGLARALSAAGCVVLTPAQGVHVDMATRFGVRPHRIDYVRGVALVRESGARGAGSATGAHSHSPLPVRVALGALAAAGGPLPELVVGDHGWVCGAGQLGVEAIGLGDTDDPALFVGEAEGRVVVTVPLDDGVRSDYYGPLIRFVLHRAGLSGRQEWP, encoded by the coding sequence GTGTTGAGCACCGGCGCGTTGCGTGCGCATCTGCTGGCCGCCCGGTTGGCCGGGCCCGTCGCCACGACGCGGGAGGAGAGCCTGAGCAGCTACCGGCTGTTCGCGGCGGGGGACCCGCGGGTGTTGCTGGGGCTGGAGCCGGAGCGGCGGTGGGGTGTGGGTGAGCTGCTGGGGCTGATGTCGGCCAAGTGCGGGGTGTCGGCGGATCCGGCGCACGTCAGGGGGCCGGACGTGATCGATCCGGAGCGGACGGTGGCGGCGCTGGAGGCGTTCGCCGTGCGGTTGGGGGCGGCGGCGGGGGCGCGGTCGCCGGTGCTGTTCGGGACGGGGCACCCGCATCGGCTCCTGCCCTTCTACGCCGGTTTGGCCCGGGCGCTGTCGGCGGCGGGATGTGTTGTCCTCACTCCGGCGCAGGGGGTGCATGTCGACATGGCGACCCGGTTCGGCGTACGGCCGCACCGGATCGATTACGTACGGGGGGTCGCGCTGGTGCGGGAGTCCGGCGCGCGGGGCGCGGGGAGTGCCACCGGCGCACACTCCCATTCGCCGCTGCCGGTTCGGGTCGCGCTGGGGGCGCTGGCGGCGGCCGGGGGGCCGTTGCCGGAACTGGTGGTGGGTGATCACGGGTGGGTCTGCGGTGCAGGTCAGCTGGGTGTGGAGGCGATCGGGCTGGGCGATACGGATGATCCGGCGCTGTTCGTGGGGGAGGCCGAGGGGCGGGTGGTGGTGACCGTTCCGCTTGATGACGGGGTGCGCTCGGACTACTACGGTCCGCTCATCCGGTTCGTGCTGCACCGGGCCGGCCTGTCGGGGCGTCAGGAGTGGCCGTAG
- a CDS encoding glutaredoxin family protein produces the protein MSPLLRRKEKKRPGERMVTLIGKPGCHLCDDAQEVIEKVCAETGAQWEKKDISQDEELYRLHWEQIPVVLVDGEQHTFWRVNPDRLRRALGA, from the coding sequence ATGAGCCCTTTGCTGCGCCGTAAGGAAAAGAAGCGTCCCGGAGAGCGGATGGTGACGCTCATCGGGAAGCCGGGGTGCCATCTCTGCGATGACGCCCAGGAAGTGATCGAGAAGGTGTGCGCCGAGACGGGCGCACAGTGGGAGAAGAAGGACATCTCGCAGGACGAGGAGCTCTACCGGCTGCACTGGGAGCAGATCCCGGTGGTGCTGGTCGACGGTGAACAGCACACCTTCTGGAGGGTGAACCCTGACCGGCTGCGTCGGGCATTGGGAGCCTGA
- a CDS encoding DUF5667 domain-containing protein codes for MIANVTPHRRANAFAQALEDRTPSALSEPDPAAEQSEAPAESADHERLLALASVLGEMPRPVLDPEVKVVQRAQLVAAMEAMVKEERAGGGAAADPLVPEQRTGRGAHRATSLRKLRPRSRWSKGIAAGGLTVGVAAGAFSGVAAASTDALPGDPLYPVKLGMEDLKLGMADDGADRGEVYLDRASNRLSEARRLMERGRSGPLDHEVLGEIRRALAGMQHDAAEGHRLLQAAYKRDGSLGPIQTLSSFSNSHRDAWGRLRSNLPPQLTDVGDQVTSVFQAIDDEVAPLQGLLPKPPEQQRGGPGGSPARPSTPATGKQQPAPAPDSPAAAQTPAAPSPSGSRAPAPGSGLLGGTGNLLNPPSHGQSAPPPSAPPAQPQPDITLPPLLPGLLPGLGIQAEDAE; via the coding sequence GTGATCGCGAACGTGACTCCGCACCGGCGGGCGAACGCCTTCGCCCAGGCCCTGGAGGATCGGACCCCGTCCGCTCTTTCGGAACCGGACCCGGCGGCCGAGCAGTCCGAGGCACCTGCCGAATCCGCCGACCACGAACGGTTGTTGGCCCTGGCGAGCGTGCTCGGCGAAATGCCGCGCCCGGTGCTGGACCCCGAGGTCAAAGTGGTGCAACGAGCACAGCTCGTAGCCGCCATGGAGGCCATGGTGAAGGAGGAGAGGGCCGGGGGCGGTGCCGCCGCGGACCCTCTGGTGCCCGAGCAGCGGACCGGCCGCGGCGCCCACCGGGCGACCTCGCTCCGGAAATTGCGGCCCCGCTCCCGCTGGTCCAAGGGCATCGCAGCGGGGGGCCTCACCGTGGGTGTGGCCGCAGGGGCCTTCAGCGGAGTGGCCGCTGCCAGCACCGACGCCCTGCCCGGTGATCCCCTGTACCCGGTCAAGCTGGGCATGGAGGACCTCAAGCTGGGCATGGCCGACGACGGCGCGGACCGGGGCGAGGTCTACCTCGACCGGGCCTCGAACCGCCTGTCGGAAGCGCGCCGGCTGATGGAACGCGGCCGTTCCGGACCCCTGGACCACGAGGTCCTCGGCGAGATCCGGCGGGCCCTGGCAGGCATGCAGCACGACGCGGCAGAGGGCCACCGGCTGCTCCAGGCGGCCTACAAGCGGGACGGCTCGCTCGGCCCGATCCAGACCCTGTCCTCGTTCTCCAACTCCCACCGCGACGCGTGGGGACGGCTCCGGTCCAACCTGCCGCCGCAGCTGACGGACGTGGGCGACCAGGTGACCTCCGTCTTCCAGGCCATAGACGATGAGGTCGCGCCGCTCCAGGGGCTGCTGCCCAAACCTCCCGAGCAGCAGCGCGGCGGCCCCGGAGGAAGCCCCGCCAGGCCGAGCACCCCGGCGACGGGCAAGCAGCAGCCCGCACCGGCACCGGACTCCCCCGCCGCGGCGCAGACCCCGGCCGCCCCCAGCCCCTCCGGCAGCCGCGCCCCGGCTCCCGGCAGCGGCCTCCTGGGCGGCACGGGCAACCTGCTCAACCCGCCGTCGCACGGCCAGTCCGCCCCGCCCCCCTCGGCACCCCCGGCCCAACCCCAGCCGGACATCACCCTCCCCCCGCTCCTCCCGGGCCTCCTCCCAGGCCTGGGCATCCAGGCGGAGGACGCCGAGTAA
- a CDS encoding MFS transporter codes for MTVDVRLRRGRGALGFGFFVQGVAFALLVTRIPAIQDRYGISDGLLPAFLAAVPVLAGLSSVATEHLVKRVPPGVVLRWAQPVVLLALLGVGAGSGMWQVAVALGVFGLAVGALDASMNMLGVSLQRAYGRSIMLGFHAAYSLGGILGASAAWAGAHWHLSLFTGYLPAVAVLLPLAFAGSRFYVDAADGGGKAEQGWPAGGGKLLLPLCLVMACAYIGDSTVANWSAKYLQDVLGSSEQLATVPYNVYMVTTLAGRAVGDLGVRRFGAVAVVRAGTVVAAAGFGVVAVAPGAGVGMLGFTLLGIGLCVIVPQTFAAAGRLFPGASDTAVARLNIFNYVGFLIGSPLVGGIGDAWSYRGAMVVPMVLVLVTLFHARSFGADGARYGVGHERRVGDRAVDVGRGGNGV; via the coding sequence ATGACGGTTGACGTACGGCTTCGCCGTGGGCGCGGGGCGCTCGGGTTCGGCTTCTTCGTGCAGGGCGTCGCCTTCGCCCTGCTGGTGACGCGGATCCCGGCCATTCAGGACCGGTACGGGATATCCGACGGGCTGCTGCCCGCGTTCCTCGCCGCCGTGCCGGTCCTCGCCGGGCTCTCCAGCGTGGCGACCGAGCACCTGGTGAAGCGCGTCCCGCCCGGCGTGGTGCTGCGGTGGGCGCAGCCCGTCGTGCTGCTGGCCCTGCTCGGTGTGGGGGCGGGCAGCGGGATGTGGCAGGTCGCGGTGGCCCTGGGGGTGTTCGGGCTGGCGGTGGGCGCGCTGGACGCCTCGATGAACATGCTCGGGGTGAGCCTGCAGCGGGCGTACGGGCGCTCCATCATGCTGGGGTTCCACGCCGCGTACAGCCTGGGCGGGATCCTGGGGGCGTCTGCGGCCTGGGCGGGCGCGCACTGGCACCTGTCGCTGTTCACGGGCTACCTGCCGGCGGTGGCGGTGCTGCTGCCGCTGGCGTTCGCCGGGAGCCGGTTCTACGTGGACGCGGCGGACGGGGGCGGGAAGGCGGAACAGGGGTGGCCGGCGGGCGGGGGGAAGCTGCTGCTGCCGCTGTGCCTGGTGATGGCCTGCGCGTACATCGGGGACTCGACGGTGGCGAACTGGAGTGCCAAGTACCTCCAGGACGTGCTGGGGAGTTCGGAGCAGCTGGCGACGGTCCCCTACAACGTGTACATGGTGACGACGCTCGCCGGGCGGGCGGTCGGGGACCTGGGGGTGCGCCGGTTCGGTGCGGTGGCCGTGGTGCGGGCCGGGACGGTGGTGGCCGCCGCTGGGTTCGGGGTGGTGGCGGTGGCGCCGGGGGCCGGGGTGGGGATGCTCGGCTTCACGCTGCTGGGGATCGGGCTGTGCGTGATCGTGCCGCAGACCTTCGCGGCGGCCGGGCGGCTGTTCCCGGGTGCGTCGGACACGGCGGTGGCGCGGCTGAACATCTTCAACTACGTGGGTTTCCTGATCGGTTCGCCGCTGGTGGGCGGGATCGGGGACGCCTGGAGCTACCGGGGCGCGATGGTCGTGCCGATGGTGCTGGTGTTGGTGACGTTGTTCCACGCCCGTTCCTTCGGCGCCGATGGGGCCCGATACGGTGTCGGGCATGAGCGGCGAGTCGGTGACCGGGCTGTTGATGTGGGACGAGGCGGTAACGGGGTATGA
- a CDS encoding ECF subfamily RNA polymerase sigma factor, BldN family, whose translation MYPPVGVDASGLATLRATVLDHLRGFVPTAYAVPAFAAAVPAGLGPAGPCYALTDGGATVGRRGRAGSAATSGTSTPTARRPTADSDQARMMDLVERAQAGEAEAFGRLYDQYSDTVYRYIYYRVGGKATAEDLTSETFLRALRRISTFTWQGRDFGAWLVTIARNLVADHFKSSRFRLEVTTGEMLDANEVERSPEDSVLESLSNAALLEAVRKLNPQQQECVTLRFLQGLSVAETARVMGKNEGAIKTLQYRAVRTLARLLPDDAR comes from the coding sequence GTGTACCCACCTGTCGGGGTTGACGCCTCGGGCCTGGCTACGCTGCGCGCGACGGTCCTCGACCACCTGCGCGGCTTCGTCCCCACCGCGTACGCCGTCCCCGCCTTCGCCGCCGCGGTCCCTGCCGGCCTCGGCCCGGCCGGCCCCTGCTACGCCCTGACGGACGGCGGGGCGACCGTGGGCAGACGCGGTCGCGCGGGCTCCGCCGCCACCAGCGGCACCAGCACGCCCACCGCCCGCCGCCCCACGGCGGACAGCGACCAGGCCCGCATGATGGACCTGGTCGAACGCGCCCAGGCCGGCGAGGCGGAGGCCTTCGGCCGCCTCTACGACCAGTACAGCGACACGGTGTACCGCTACATCTACTACCGCGTCGGCGGCAAGGCGACCGCGGAGGATCTCACCAGCGAGACCTTCCTGCGCGCGCTGCGCCGCATCTCCACCTTCACCTGGCAGGGCCGCGACTTCGGCGCCTGGCTGGTGACCATCGCGCGGAACCTGGTGGCCGACCACTTCAAGTCCAGCCGCTTCCGGCTGGAGGTCACCACCGGCGAGATGCTCGACGCCAACGAGGTGGAGCGCAGCCCCGAGGACTCCGTCCTGGAGTCCCTCTCCAACGCGGCCCTGCTCGAAGCCGTGCGGAAACTGAACCCCCAGCAGCAGGAGTGCGTCACCTTGCGCTTCCTCCAGGGCCTCTCGGTCGCCGAGACGGCCCGGGTGATGGGCAAGAACGAAGGGGCCATCAAGACGCTCCAGTACCGGGCGGTCCGCACCCTGGCCCGCCTGCTGCCGGACGACGCCCGCTGA
- a CDS encoding lysophospholipid acyltransferase family protein, with amino-acid sequence MADAKVIPFDEDRPRRRAGAARKVRAVPDRPEPVEPVDPVEPVEPAPVRGGGGGWDRRIAGGLAFLRRRITGEYEVDEFGYDKELTDQVLMSLMRPLFEKYFRVEVRGVENIPKEGGALIVANHSGTLPLDGLMLQVAVHDHHPAQRHLRLLAADLVFMLPVVNELARKAGHTLACAEDAQRLLEAGELVGVMPEGFKGIGKPFGDRYKLQRFGRGGFVSTALRAGTPIVPCSIVGAEEIYPMIGNAKTLARLLGLPYFPVTPTFPWLGPLGAVPLPTKWTIQFGEPIPTDGYAPEAAEDPMLMFNLTDQVREQIQHALYKLLVQRRSVFF; translated from the coding sequence GTGGCCGACGCCAAGGTCATCCCGTTCGACGAGGACCGGCCGCGCCGGCGGGCCGGTGCGGCCCGGAAGGTGCGGGCGGTCCCGGACCGGCCGGAGCCGGTGGAGCCGGTGGATCCGGTCGAGCCGGTGGAGCCGGCCCCGGTGCGGGGCGGCGGGGGTGGCTGGGACCGGCGGATCGCGGGCGGGCTGGCGTTCCTGCGCCGGCGGATCACGGGCGAGTACGAGGTCGACGAGTTCGGCTACGACAAGGAGCTGACGGACCAGGTCCTGATGTCCCTGATGCGGCCGCTGTTCGAGAAGTACTTCCGGGTGGAGGTCCGGGGCGTCGAGAACATCCCGAAGGAGGGCGGCGCGCTGATCGTGGCGAACCACTCGGGGACGCTCCCGCTGGACGGCCTGATGCTCCAGGTGGCCGTCCACGACCACCACCCGGCGCAGCGGCACCTGCGGCTGCTGGCGGCGGACCTGGTGTTCATGCTGCCGGTGGTGAACGAGCTCGCGCGGAAGGCCGGGCACACGCTGGCGTGCGCGGAGGACGCGCAGCGGCTGCTGGAGGCCGGTGAGCTGGTCGGGGTGATGCCGGAGGGCTTCAAGGGGATAGGGAAGCCGTTCGGTGACCGGTACAAGCTCCAGCGGTTCGGGCGGGGCGGTTTCGTCTCGACGGCGCTGCGGGCGGGCACGCCGATCGTGCCGTGCTCGATCGTGGGGGCGGAGGAGATCTACCCGATGATCGGCAACGCGAAGACGCTGGCGCGGCTGCTGGGGTTGCCGTACTTCCCGGTGACGCCGACGTTTCCGTGGCTGGGGCCGTTGGGGGCGGTGCCGTTGCCGACGAAGTGGACGATCCAGTTCGGTGAGCCGATCCCGACGGACGGGTACGCGCCGGAGGCGGCGGAGGATCCGATGCTGATGTTCAACCTGACGGACCAGGTGCGGGAGCAGATCCAGCACGCGCTGTACAAGCTGCTGGTCCAGCGACGGTCCGTCTTCTTCTGA
- a CDS encoding helix-turn-helix domain-containing protein — MAAGERPLSEVQFLTVAEVASVMRVSKMTVYRLVHNRHLPAIRVGRSFRVPENAVHEYLQESFVGVESA, encoded by the coding sequence ATGGCTGCTGGCGAGAGGCCTCTCAGTGAGGTTCAGTTCCTGACCGTGGCGGAGGTCGCCTCGGTGATGCGAGTGTCGAAGATGACGGTGTACCGGCTGGTGCACAACCGTCATCTGCCCGCGATCCGGGTGGGCCGGTCCTTCCGGGTCCCCGAGAACGCGGTCCACGAGTACCTCCAGGAGTCCTTCGTGGGGGTGGAGTCGGCCTGA
- a CDS encoding NAD-dependent epimerase/dehydratase family protein — protein sequence MGKVVLVTGAARQLGGRFVRRIQRDPGVERVIAVDAVSPPHRLGSAEFVRTDIRQSAIARVLAEHAVDTVVHLAVTGGAAAGAPGGRSTVKETNVIGTMQLLGACQKSPTVRRLVVKSSTSVYGGTSRDPAVFTETTQPKSLPAGGFAKDATEVEGYVRGFARRRPDVAVCVLRFANILGPFADSALAEYFSMPVMPTVLGYDPRLQFVHEDDVVDVLRLAAGEPERGTLNSGTFNIAGDGVLLLSQCARRLGRPTVPFLLPAVTWVGQALRAVGATDFSPEQIRLLTHGRVVETTQMRQTLGFRPMYTTAETFADFARSRGSGLLPPERVARAVGRVAELLDVDEVAEGVER from the coding sequence GTGGGGAAGGTCGTGCTCGTCACCGGGGCAGCTCGGCAGCTGGGGGGCCGCTTCGTGCGCCGCATCCAGCGCGACCCGGGGGTGGAGAGGGTCATCGCGGTGGACGCGGTGAGCCCGCCGCACCGGCTCGGCTCGGCCGAGTTCGTGCGTACGGACATCAGACAGTCGGCCATCGCCCGGGTGCTCGCGGAGCACGCCGTGGACACGGTGGTCCATCTCGCGGTCACCGGCGGGGCCGCGGCGGGGGCGCCGGGCGGGCGCAGCACCGTCAAGGAGACGAACGTCATCGGGACGATGCAGCTCCTGGGGGCCTGCCAGAAGTCCCCGACGGTGCGGCGGCTCGTGGTGAAGTCGAGCACCAGCGTGTACGGGGGCACGTCGCGGGATCCCGCGGTCTTCACGGAGACGACGCAGCCGAAGTCGCTGCCGGCGGGCGGCTTCGCGAAGGACGCCACCGAGGTCGAGGGATACGTACGGGGCTTCGCGCGGCGGCGGCCGGACGTGGCGGTGTGCGTGCTGCGCTTCGCGAACATCCTGGGGCCGTTCGCGGACTCGGCGCTGGCGGAGTACTTCTCGATGCCGGTGATGCCGACGGTGCTGGGGTACGACCCGCGGCTGCAGTTCGTCCACGAGGACGACGTGGTGGACGTGCTGAGGCTGGCGGCGGGGGAGCCGGAGCGGGGCACGCTGAACAGCGGGACGTTCAACATCGCGGGTGACGGGGTGCTGCTGCTGTCGCAGTGCGCGCGGAGGCTGGGGCGGCCGACGGTGCCGTTCCTGCTGCCGGCGGTGACGTGGGTGGGGCAGGCGCTGCGGGCGGTGGGCGCGACGGACTTCTCGCCGGAGCAGATCCGGCTGCTGACGCACGGGCGGGTCGTGGAGACCACGCAGATGCGTCAGACGCTGGGCTTCCGGCCCATGTACACGACCGCGGAGACCTTCGCGGACTTCGCGCGGAGCCGGGGGAGCGGGCTGCTGCCGCCGGAGCGGGTGGCGCGGGCCGTGGGGCGGGTCGCGGAGCTGTTGGACGTTGACGAGGTTGCCGAGGGAGTGGAGCGATAG
- a CDS encoding HAD family hydrolase has product MAALGWLTPRRRSATARSVLAGEASAEAARKTAQAGAPHAPEAAGAPETGPAPAPGEAPGTAAAAEAEAAEAAEAEAAEPEFPVHGDDLAAAFFDLDNTVMQGAAIFHFGRGLYKREFFRRRELARFAWQQAWFRLAGVEDPEHMQDARDSALSIVKGHKVSELMAIGEEIYDEYMAERIWPGTRALAQAHLDAGQKVWLVTAAPVETATIIARRLGLTGALGTVAESVDGVYTGRLVGEPLHGPAKAEAVRALAAAEDLDLERCAAYSDSHNDIPMLSLVGHPYAINPDTKLRKHARANDWRLRDYRTGRKAVKVGVPAAAGVGAIAGGAAAAIALHRRRK; this is encoded by the coding sequence ATGGCCGCTCTGGGATGGCTCACCCCCCGTAGGCGCTCCGCGACGGCGCGGAGCGTACTGGCAGGCGAGGCCTCGGCCGAGGCCGCCCGCAAGACCGCTCAGGCCGGTGCGCCACACGCCCCCGAGGCGGCCGGCGCACCGGAGACCGGGCCTGCGCCCGCGCCCGGGGAAGCCCCCGGCACCGCGGCCGCCGCCGAAGCCGAAGCCGCCGAGGCCGCCGAGGCCGAGGCCGCCGAGCCGGAGTTCCCGGTCCACGGCGACGACCTCGCCGCCGCCTTCTTCGACCTCGACAACACCGTCATGCAGGGCGCCGCGATCTTCCACTTCGGCCGCGGCCTCTACAAGCGCGAGTTCTTCCGCCGCCGCGAACTGGCCCGCTTCGCCTGGCAGCAGGCCTGGTTCCGGCTCGCCGGGGTCGAGGACCCCGAGCACATGCAGGACGCCCGCGACAGCGCCCTGTCCATCGTCAAGGGCCACAAGGTCTCCGAACTCATGGCCATCGGCGAGGAGATCTACGACGAGTACATGGCGGAGCGGATCTGGCCGGGCACCCGCGCCCTGGCCCAGGCCCACCTCGACGCCGGCCAGAAGGTGTGGCTGGTCACCGCCGCCCCCGTCGAGACGGCCACGATCATCGCCCGCCGCCTCGGCCTGACCGGCGCCCTGGGCACCGTCGCCGAGTCCGTGGACGGGGTCTACACCGGGCGCCTGGTCGGCGAGCCGCTGCACGGCCCCGCGAAGGCGGAGGCGGTGCGCGCGCTGGCCGCCGCCGAGGACCTCGACCTCGAACGCTGCGCCGCGTACAGCGATTCGCACAACGACATCCCGATGCTGTCCCTGGTCGGACATCCGTACGCGATCAATCCCGACACAAAACTGCGCAAGCATGCCCGGGCCAACGACTGGCGGCTGCGCGACTATCGGACCGGCCGCAAGGCCGTGAAGGTCGGCGTACCGGCGGCCGCCGGAGTCGGCGCCATCGCGGGCGGCGCGGCCGCCGCCATCGCCCTGCACCGGCGCCGCAAGTAG
- a CDS encoding HAD family hydrolase, whose protein sequence is MGYELVIFDNDGVLVDSEPVANTILSEYLTELGHPTTYEESLRDYMGSAVHRVHDLVQERTGQRLPADFEGVLNGRLFAAFERELRPVPGVVDVLGELSATGMPYCVASSSGHERIRVGHRASGMDEWFEEEWIFSAEDVGKGKPAPDLFLHAADMMGVPASRCVVVEDSPLGVEAARAAGMDVLGFTSMVPAERLVGATACFGEMKELSALLGLGG, encoded by the coding sequence ATGGGCTATGAGCTGGTCATCTTCGACAACGACGGCGTCCTCGTGGACAGCGAGCCGGTCGCCAACACGATCCTCTCCGAGTACCTGACGGAGCTCGGGCACCCCACCACGTACGAGGAATCCCTCCGGGACTACATGGGGTCTGCCGTGCACCGGGTGCACGACCTCGTCCAGGAGCGGACCGGGCAGCGGCTGCCGGCGGACTTCGAGGGGGTCCTGAACGGGCGTCTCTTCGCCGCCTTCGAGCGGGAACTGCGGCCCGTCCCCGGAGTGGTCGACGTCCTCGGGGAACTGTCCGCGACCGGCATGCCCTACTGCGTGGCCTCGTCCTCCGGCCACGAGCGGATCCGGGTCGGGCACCGGGCGTCCGGGATGGACGAGTGGTTCGAGGAGGAGTGGATCTTCAGTGCGGAGGACGTCGGCAAGGGCAAGCCGGCACCGGACCTGTTCCTGCACGCCGCCGACATGATGGGGGTCCCCGCCTCGCGGTGCGTGGTGGTCGAGGACAGCCCCCTCGGCGTCGAGGCCGCGCGGGCCGCCGGGATGGACGTCCTCGGCTTCACCTCGATGGTGCCCGCCGAGCGGCTCGTCGGCGCCACCGCCTGCTTCGGGGAGATGAAGGAGCTGTCCGCCCTGCTCGGACTGGGCGGCTGA
- a CDS encoding redox-sensing transcriptional repressor Rex, giving the protein MATGRTHRPATRSRGIPEATVARLPLYLRALTALSERSVPTVSSEELAAAAGVNSAKLRKDFSYLGSYGTRGVGYDVEYLVYQISRELGLTQDWPVVIVGIGNLGAALANYGGFASRGFRVAALIDADPAMAGKPVAGMPVQHTDDLEKIIEENGVSIGVIATPAGAAQQVSERLIAAGVTSILNFAPTVLSVPEGVDVRKVDLSIELQILAFHEQRKAGEGSGAAGADVDADTEPGGDAAAGAAPVAAVEPPAGRAAAAAAAARKNGPEGDVPAVMPA; this is encoded by the coding sequence GTGGCAACTGGCCGAACTCACCGACCGGCGACCCGCAGCCGAGGTATTCCCGAGGCCACTGTCGCCCGGCTTCCGCTGTACTTGCGCGCACTCACCGCGCTCTCCGAGCGATCGGTGCCCACGGTGTCCTCCGAGGAGCTCGCGGCCGCCGCCGGAGTCAACTCCGCGAAGCTGCGCAAGGACTTCTCCTACCTCGGCTCGTACGGCACGCGCGGCGTCGGCTACGACGTCGAGTACCTCGTCTACCAGATCTCCCGCGAACTCGGCCTCACCCAGGACTGGCCGGTCGTCATCGTCGGCATCGGCAACCTCGGCGCCGCCCTGGCCAACTACGGCGGTTTCGCCTCGCGCGGCTTCCGCGTGGCCGCGCTGATCGACGCCGACCCGGCCATGGCCGGCAAGCCGGTCGCCGGCATGCCCGTGCAGCACACCGATGATCTGGAGAAGATCATCGAGGAGAACGGCGTCTCCATCGGCGTCATCGCCACGCCCGCGGGCGCGGCCCAGCAGGTCAGCGAGCGGCTGATCGCCGCCGGCGTGACCTCCATCCTGAACTTCGCGCCGACCGTGCTGTCCGTGCCCGAGGGCGTGGACGTGCGCAAGGTCGACCTGTCCATCGAGCTCCAGATCCTGGCGTTCCACGAGCAGCGCAAGGCCGGCGAGGGCTCCGGCGCCGCCGGTGCGGACGTGGACGCCGACACCGAGCCCGGCGGGGACGCCGCCGCGGGCGCCGCGCCCGTCGCCGCCGTCGAGCCGCCGGCCGGCCGGGCCGCCGCGGCGGCCGCCGCCGCGCGCAAGAACGGTCCCGAGGGTGACGTGCCGGCGGTGATGCCGGCATGA